Proteins encoded by one window of Bryobacteraceae bacterium:
- the speA gene encoding biosynthetic arginine decarboxylase, whose product MTPKIAEPSAATWESSERWSVAHANEEYEIARWGQGYFSIGPKGNVLVHPSKDPARSIDLKQLIDTLVLRGISPPLLIRFGEIIQHRLGEMHEAFTNAIREHAYQGRYALVYPIKVNQQRQVVEEVLRYGKPYQFGLEAGSKPELLAVMAVADNDTPIICNGFKDDEYIEMVMLAKKIGRRIVPVVEKYTELDLILEHSAKIGVRPSIGIRLKLASRGSGRWRSSGGYRSKFGLTVTEALRVLERLREAGMEDTLELLHFHLGSQITNIRQVKGAVTEAARIYVEMRRLGAGLRTIDVGGGLGIDYDGSQTDFESSVNYTLQEYANDVVHHIQSVCDEAGVSHPDIVTESGRAVTAFHSVLVFNVLGVAGIGEDVAPAGVPEDAEQPLHDLQETYRGLSNKNLLESYHDAQQALDSALNLFSLGYLPLEHRSLAENLFWSISRRIQRMVKDMDEKPEELDNLDAQLSDTYFCNFSLFQSMPDSWAIKQLFPIMPIHRLNEAPTRHAVLGDISCDSDGKVDQFIDRRDVKRTLPLHNFNGEPYFLGTFLVGAYQEILGDLHNLFGDTNAVHVSLDERGEPVLDTVIRGDTVAEVLDYVQFHARTLLDQFRRDVERAVRDGKIGYEESGRLLRFYEDGLYGYTYLEDAHVK is encoded by the coding sequence TTGACGCCGAAAATAGCCGAACCATCCGCAGCGACCTGGGAGTCGTCCGAACGCTGGTCCGTGGCCCACGCCAACGAAGAGTACGAGATCGCCCGCTGGGGCCAGGGGTACTTTTCCATCGGTCCCAAGGGGAACGTGCTGGTGCATCCCTCGAAGGACCCGGCTCGCAGCATCGATCTGAAGCAACTGATCGACACGCTCGTGCTGCGCGGAATCTCGCCGCCGCTGCTCATCCGCTTCGGCGAAATCATCCAGCATCGGCTCGGCGAAATGCACGAGGCTTTCACCAACGCCATCCGCGAGCACGCCTACCAGGGCCGCTACGCGCTCGTCTACCCGATCAAGGTAAACCAGCAGCGGCAGGTGGTGGAAGAGGTGCTGCGCTACGGCAAGCCTTACCAGTTCGGGCTCGAAGCCGGTTCCAAGCCGGAACTGCTCGCCGTGATGGCGGTGGCCGACAACGACACGCCGATCATCTGCAACGGCTTCAAGGACGACGAGTACATCGAGATGGTGATGCTCGCGAAGAAGATCGGGCGGCGCATCGTGCCGGTGGTGGAAAAGTACACTGAGCTGGACCTGATCCTGGAGCATTCCGCCAAGATCGGCGTGCGCCCGTCCATCGGCATCCGGTTGAAACTCGCCAGCCGCGGTTCCGGCCGGTGGCGTTCTTCGGGCGGCTATCGTTCGAAGTTTGGGCTGACGGTGACCGAGGCGCTGCGCGTGCTTGAACGGCTGCGTGAGGCAGGCATGGAAGATACGCTCGAACTGCTCCACTTCCACCTTGGCAGTCAGATTACGAATATCCGGCAGGTGAAAGGCGCGGTTACGGAGGCGGCCCGGATCTACGTGGAGATGCGGCGGCTCGGCGCGGGCCTGCGGACCATCGACGTTGGCGGCGGGCTTGGCATCGACTACGACGGCTCGCAGACCGACTTCGAATCGAGCGTGAATTACACGCTCCAGGAATACGCCAACGACGTCGTCCACCATATCCAGAGCGTGTGCGACGAGGCCGGCGTCTCGCATCCGGATATCGTCACCGAGAGCGGCCGCGCGGTTACGGCGTTCCACAGCGTGCTGGTGTTCAACGTGCTGGGAGTGGCCGGGATCGGCGAGGACGTGGCTCCGGCGGGCGTGCCGGAGGACGCCGAACAGCCCCTCCACGACCTGCAGGAAACCTATCGCGGGTTGAGTAACAAGAACCTGCTCGAGAGTTACCACGACGCGCAGCAGGCGCTCGACAGCGCGTTGAACCTGTTCAGCCTCGGGTATCTGCCGCTCGAGCACCGGAGCCTCGCCGAGAACCTGTTCTGGTCCATCAGCCGGCGGATTCAGCGGATGGTGAAGGATATGGACGAGAAGCCCGAGGAGCTCGACAACCTCGACGCGCAGCTCTCCGATACGTACTTCTGTAACTTTTCGCTGTTCCAGAGCATGCCCGATAGCTGGGCGATCAAGCAGTTGTTCCCGATCATGCCGATCCACCGGCTGAACGAAGCGCCCACGCGCCACGCCGTACTCGGCGACATCTCCTGCGATTCCGACGGCAAGGTGGACCAGTTTATTGACCGCCGCGACGTGAAGCGCACCCTTCCGCTGCATAACTTCAATGGCGAGCCTTACTTCCTGGGGACGTTCCTCGTGGGCGCCTACCAGGAGATTCTGGGCGACCTGCATAACCTGTTCGGCGACACCAACGCGGTGCACGTGAGTCTGGACGAGCGGGGCGAGCCGGTGCTCGATACGGTGATCCGCGGGGATACGGTGGCCGAGGTGCTCGACTATGTGCAGTTCCACGCGCGGACGCTGCTCGATCAGTTCCGTCGGGACGTGGAGCGGGCCGTGCGCGACGGGAAGATCGGGTACGAGGAGTCCGGGCGGCTGCTGCGATTCTACGAAGATGGGTTGTACGGGTATACGTATCTCGAAGACGCCCACGTGAAGTAG